Genomic DNA from Solanum dulcamara chromosome 4, daSolDulc1.2, whole genome shotgun sequence:
CTTGACATTTTCAAAAAGTCCGAACAACACACCGATTTTCTGGAGTAGGGGATCCTATTGTTTCCATAGTTTTATAAAAGGAAAGTCCATCTTGACTGGAGAAATAAAAAAGCAAGAATATGAAacaagaaaagtagttttataAAGGAAAGTCCATCTTGACTGAAGAAATAAAAAGGCAAGAATATGAAACAACAAAAGCTACCAGACATAACATGTTTGGCCAATCTTCTAAAGTTAGCTACAAACAATTTGTGTTTGATCAAGCTTTTAAAAGTGTTTCGAAGTGTATTTTTCTCAGAAGTGCTTTTGGGGAAAGCTGCTTTTTTTTTTAGCTTGATAAATAACTTCTACTAATTCCTAGAAATacttattttctctcaaaatcttgACCAAACACCTCACTTTTTGAAAATAAGCACTTTGGCCTCCCGAAAGTTTGCCCAAACaggctataaataaaaatataaccaAAGCAAATTTTATCACACCAAATTCACTAATCCATTAAATTAATATCATGATCCAAGCCACTCTGGCAAAACTTTACATCAAATAATAGGGGATATTGAGTTTCAACTTTACAAGCAATCTTTACTCAAACAAATGTAGTAATGAATCAAAATGGGGGAGAAAGGAAGGATGAATAAGCAAAGAAAATCACTGAAAAAAACATATCACACAAAGCTAAATTGTTGTTTGTAGCCTTCTACTAATGGGAGAAGCCATGTTCACAGTTCACCCAAAAACTGTACACTTCATGTTCTAGGAGGAAGAGTCATCTTTAATTTAATCTGCaaagaattcaaaatgaaatacGTCAAATAAAAATCTTTTGCATCACCTAAAGCATgggaaaattaataaaaatataaacataaacACAGAAATGGTGAACAAAACTAACAGGGAATTCAACTGATATCCAAAGTGGATTTGGGAGCGAACGAGTTCAAACAGATGATAGTTTCATTTCGAACTTCTGTTTGTGACTGCATTTCCCAAGTCAGAGTCTTTATCAATATCGACATGCAAAATCACTGGTTGAAGAAGGCAGTGGCTTACAATTAGCCAGACTCAAATATCAAAATTTCCATGGTACGAGATTTCAAGAAAGGTTGTCTTAGAAGACAAGAGGTTCATAGAAAACTGATGAATAGCTGTATCTCCAATAATTCATACTAGTACTACCAGCAGAAAATGACCAAAGGTACAGCATAAGATAACAAGTGAAATATGCATGTCATGGATCTTGAATGTGAATTAAGGCCAATGACAGATAATGAAAACACCAGTTTCTAATCACAAAGTTCCAAGGATGAAATagaacaaaatattttgttgttgCAACATCGaagaatttagttttttatatgaAACTGAGGTAACAAAGAATGGGAAAACAGAGCCAATAGTTTGGGAGGCAGGACTCATATCAACAGCAAGCAGGTTAAAGAAGTACTGAATCAAAGTGTTTGAAAGTGAAACGAGTATGGTAGTCAAGTGGAGAATGGAGGAACTGGCGGACCTATAATCCATCGATTtcaaaagctgaaaacagcaAAATTCAAGGTTATGAACATAGCTTGAACATTCATAAGATGATCACCTTTATTTATGCGCAAGTTCACCACTTGATCTATCCAAAATAAAATGCAACTGCCGCAAGTGACCAGCTATCTCCTCAATGAATTGATGTCCCTCGTTTCCATTCCTCAATGAGTTGATGGAATGATCAAGAAAGCTATGTTCTATACCAAGTGCTTCCAGTCTGCTGCTTAAAACTGATAACTCATTTTTCAGACCCTCAAACTCAGAATCTCCATTAGTGCACTGCCCGGATTTGTTCTCATCCCTTCCTTTCTGCAGTGATTCTGGAAACTTGCAAGTAGATCCTTCTTCACCAGAAAGGCTTGTGTCTGTGATTGACTCTAGGGGAACATTTTCCTCTACTTCACCATTACTTCTAGAAGACTCCCTATGGTCCAATTCTTTCGGATTACCTACTTCAACCCATTCTTCTGTTGAAAACTCGCAGTTAACATTAGCAAAGTCTTGACTAGCCTCATGCTTAGAGAGCAAATGGAGCCTTTCTTCCAATTTGTTCAAGCAAAACATAAGTTGCTCCCTTTCACTTTCAAAATCAAGCAAGGGGCTCCTATTATCTATTTTATCCACTCCCGATGGTGTCAAGACCTCACCACTTCTACTTCTGCCTGTGGGATTACGAGCAATTACGTCACCAGGAACAGTCGAACTGTCATCACTGTACACTGTATTAGCTTGCTTAGCTTTAATTGAATCATAACTTGCCTCGAGTGCATCCTCAAAGAGAGCCATATTCCCAAGTTTCTTCTTGTAAAGTTCAAGTTTAGTTTCTAAATCTTGAATCTCTTTCTCCTTCTGCGCAAGAAGATCATTTGCATTCTGCAGTGCTTCGTTGTCATATTCAGCTTGTTCTTCCATCATTCTTAGGCACTGCAAAGCTTCCATGTGTAGTGCTGCCTTCTCCTCCTGCAATCTTGTAATCATTGCCATCGCCTGATTTGCAGCAACTGAGGATGCACTTCTCTCTTCCTCCAACTCTCTATAGAGAGCAGACATTAATTTTCTATCATACTCCACCTGTCGTTTCAAACGATCAGACAAACTCTCACCTTCAATTTCACTCACGGCGCTTCCCTCCAGAGATAAACCAGATTCATTTCTCTCAAGCGAGATCCTTTGATGAAGTATCTGCATTCCAATAGAGCTAGAAGGTTCAAAAGGTCTAATTTCCTCACCATTTACAGACACCCTCGGGCTCATCTCACTCAATATAGAATCGGTACCACGAGCAGCAGACAGTTGTGTAAGTAGGACCTTTAGATCTTCACTCATTCGTGTAGAATCCTTGAATGACCTCTGCTCCAAAAACTTTCCGGATAATTGCCTCCCTTTATTTCCAACGGCCAGCTTATAAGCATCGCCTAGATCAAAAGCATCATCTGAACATAAACTAATCTCATTTGGCTCGGGTTTAGAATCCAATTCTGTTTCACTCTTTGGGATCTCATCACTTTTAGACCTGGAGACTTCCCCAGAATCTTCGACAACTTGGTAGCCCGTCTCACCTGTTGTTGTAGAAAGGACAGCAAGATCAATAAATACAGAAGACAGTGAGGTAAATTATTATAAAAGGTGAAAGATACACTTGATAGACCATCTTCAAATGTACTTAAAGCTATTCAACAGCTCTTTTAGTGTTACATGAAAATCAATACATTGGAAGAAATTGAATTGATTGAGCTGCTGTTATAGCTTCGAAGTTGGAAAATAATTAACAGAAGAAGTAGTTTGGAGATCAAAAACAGAAAAATGTAAATCTATTAgtagtaatttatttttctctaacTTCTTCCTAATTGGAAGTTGAAAGGAGAACAAGAGCCGGTTTAGGACagcaaaaattcaaaaaattactCACTTTGATGCATTTTGATCTGGGGGAAAACAAAGAGATACGGAGCACTAACTTAAATggttaacaagaaaaagaaatggaACAATAAAGATAAAGAACTTACAGGTCTCTCTAGCAACATCAACAAGATTTTCCTTGACATTGCACAACGGATTGACTTCATCGAAAGTTATGAGATCAGATGGGACAGATGCATCAGTCTTCTGTTCAGCTTGCTGCCAGTTAATTTCCTCTGATCCAAGCCCAACAACTGCAGCCGAGGTTGCAATAGATGAAAAATCTCTAGGCTTTAAGTCTATTTCTGGAATAAGAAGTGATGGTTCAGGCACTGAAGCCGAATGTATTAGTTTCTCGGTAGCAAAGTCATCAGTGACGGTAAAAATCTGAGGTTCCGGATGCAAGCATCTATCAGATAAGTTGTCTATAGAATAGTCCCTTGCACGGATTAGAGGCCTAGCACTATCAGTATCCGAATGTCCAGCTTCCGATCCAGAATCAGATATAACCTTTAGCTTTTTgtactccaaatgaggcaaggGAACAGAGACTGATGTCGATGTCTCGTTTTCAATCTCCTTGGTGTCACCCCTCTCTTGTACATTAGTCACAGATAAAGGTGCATCGAGTTCAACTGCATCAGCACAAGAAGATGTAATCTTGAACAATTTTTGTGAATATCCTCTGGAAACACATTCCTCCTTACAACAATAACATTTTCTTACTCCTGATGAACTCCTTGTTTTCTCCTCGAGTAAAGGATCCTCATCAGTTAGGTGAGACTCTGCCCCCAGTTTTCCAACCAGCAATCGGTAGGTTTCAGCATTCGACTTATTTACGGTGGCAAACGAGAAAAGGCAACTCTCACACATCCCATGAACATCAACAAGGTTATTGTGATTATGACAAAGAACTAACGAAGATATCTTATACTTATGATTGGGGCAGATTAATTCCCAGTAAAATCCAGCTCTTTCCTTGCCAAGAACATGATCCAGCCTCGAGCAAAGCAAACATGGAACTTGCAATTGGCAATACTGAGCAAACTTTGTGACTAAGTAGGCAAAACCACCGTCAATAAACAGAAAAATCATGAGCAACCATTCAAGAAATGCTGAAGTTAAAGCTGATGTTATACTAATAGGAcctttaatttttcctttaataaaGGTCCCCTTCACGTCCATATTTGTGCAATGGTAGAATAATAATTGAACACAGCTAAAAAATTTGAAACTTACGCACAACGAAATCTGTGATGAACCCTGAAATGAAACAGTAAAATGATATGTCAAGAAAACACAAACAGACTTCATATGCATGTGATTCAATTAAACTTGcacaaaaaaaataaccatTTTTTATCAAGAATTCAATTACAGAACATTATAACAATTTTCATGTGTCACCCAAATTCTGCTGAACCACAAACACTAGATTTGCAAGTCACTATCATTAATATTCATACAACTACAGCATGAACTCGAAGCTTCTGCTTTTACATATCATACTACGTACTCCtattgtttgtcttactttgctttttagtctgttttaaaaaaaatatgactttacttttttggcaactctttaattttaattttttagatgtcaTGTTAAAAAACCACAAAATTAAAGGACATTTCAGTACATTCTACGCGTTTTTAGTTTAAGATCACAACATTAAAAAGTTTCTtttttactatctcaaaactCTGTGTCAAGTCCAAACAgagaaacggagggagtagtaACTTTTACTCCCATCTTTACTTTCCAAACCAAAAGGAAAAGGATCAGGGAAGAACTAAACTAAAAAAAACTTCTACTGGGGTTTATTTTAACATAACAAAATAATCAAATCACATACTTTTAAGTCTAATATATCCCCTAAAAAGCAACTCAATTGATCAAATCAATCCAAGTCAAAACCCCAGTTCTCAAACAAGATCCAAAACCCAAAAACACAAACAGAATTTGCAATAGACATCAAAAGAAACTCAACAAACAGTCCAAGGAAATCCTATAGAGCACATAAAAAAACAATCTTTTTTTCCAAGAACATAATCACCAACATAAGAAACGAGAAAAAAAGATCCTATGCACATATATAGCAGCAacttcaagaaaagaaaaaaaaagaaggaaagcaACAGATCATAATCACCAACATGAGAAACAGAAAAATACCTTAAGAGGAAAGACCTTTTTACTCTGAAAGAAAATTCCAAAAAGTCTCAAACGAAAAAAATTTGGAGATATCagacacaatatatatatatatatatagtgtgttTATGTTAATGTATTTACTTCAATACTACTATAATTAATCGTTAAACATAGAGTTTGAACGTTTCCGTCAGAAATGCACGCTGTTTTCAACTgtgaaataaaaatacataGACATCCCATAAGTATTCAGTAGTTCTATTTTAGTACCCGTCTTTTAATAGTATTTGGCTAGTTTACTTTCTTTTCTTGACTATTACATACTTAACTTGTGTTTGAACATGTGATATGATACTATCATTTGATCAGTGTGTCAAGTTAAACACGATGGAGGTAGCATCTAGTTAGTCATTTTATTGGTATCgtaaaaaattctttttaggAGGATTCTCCATCTAATGTCTTATATCTGTATTGAAATTTGATTAATTCAATTTTCCATCGTGTAAGGCTCATTTAGGAGAAGTGCTatctaggggtgtacatggaccggattggttcgaattttttacaaaccaaaccaaaccatttgtgtcgggttattaaatctataaaccaaaccaaactaataaaagtcgggtttttcgatatcaatttttctcgggttttttgggttttttcagatttttttgggtttctcatagtatctaataaaaagcacagagcagtgcttcttaaaaagagttctagtacaaaacatctaacatataagatggaggcacaacactgtttgaagttttaactttataatataactttataagataagttttttttgtatattatttagataggctactcaagtccaaatctaaatgtaagaaagaaaacaaaaattatgaaaaaattttaaaaaatatttataaattacattttaataaatatttttatgtataacataatttaaaagtagtatatctataatcgggtcggtttgggttcggtttgactttttttagttaaaaccaaaccaaccctataatggtcgggttttttttcaaacaccaaatcaagtcaaaccaaatcactagtcggtttttttttccgatttggttcgatttgtcgatttgatgcggtttatcggtttgtgtTGTACAGCCCTAGTGCTATCTATCAACATTTCTCTATATTCAAAGCTAAAAATTTGagacttttaattaaaaaagagaGAGTTTAAAagtcatattatatatatatacacactcttatgaaatgatattttgaaagtAAAGCTAAACACGTATAAAAACACATGTGAATTCATTTCTTTccatgattatttttttgtgaaacACTACTCATCTCTTTTCTCTTTACGATCATTGCTATACAGTAAATTAATCatgaaatttaataaaaatatattactgCATCTCGTGGATAAACAATATTGAGTATCAAAATTCGACATGGATATAGTAGTttgttaataaaattaaaagagtACGAAAATTTTTAATAGCTCAATTGGTTAGGTTTTTTAACTTCGACTTTATTGGTGAGagtttaattaaaattaaaagtgtAGCTAGAAATATTAGTAAATTAATTTTGAGGGGGGAAAAGTGcaacatataaataaaagagaGGTGTAATTtagaatttggagaagaaggCGACAGTCTTTTCCAATTTCAAGTATTACAATTGGGCGGCTACCGAAAGGTGGCCCATATCCAATCCACCCATTACCAATGTGTCTTacccaaaaatcaaaaaaagtgACGCCTTTACAACATATGAAATCAAAGATTCTTCACTCTCGTTTGTtttattcaaaaagaaaaaaaagaggaaaaattaTTGGTTTTGGTTGCCAATTGCCATATTATTCAAAAACATGTATCAATCAATATagacatgaaaatatttattaagatCTAAATATTGAGTAattaagataatttattttttcaacacttacatatatatatatatatatatataaaaaatatttatgaataaataaatataaaatttaaataaaatactaataataatgatggaCCATAGTAGTGATTAACAATAATATTGATAATGAAAGTTGATGGTGCTAGGTGATAATTTTAGTGTATGATAATGATAGCTAATGGTGATAATGAATAATAATGATGGTGATTGTCGATAGTAATTTATTGATTGTTGTAGCAATTGATGTTAGTGATGATGGTAAATAGAAGCTACTAATAAAGACATATGGTCTCATTGTTTGCACTTAATGGAGGTTTGAGTGTTAATTATTCAGATTCAACTAATTAAgtgtgtttgaattttaggtctaaattttgtttcttttaaatGCCTCTTAATGGATCTGAATGAATCAAATCTGTAGGAGAATTTTAACAGCATTCAAACTTATTTAATAGCTTTAAAATAATCAAGTGtcgcttctctctctctctttgcgCGGCTTGCTCTCTATGGCTACCAaccttcttcctctttttttcaatcaaatatcaatttcTTTCTCTTAAACTGTTaagttttcataatttttacaattatttttttatatattaacaaTTTTTTGAGGTGTATTAATGTTTGTCAAGAACTCTTATTGCAATAATATTTTCGTGCACATTGATGTTTATCAAGAACTTAAGACTTAACTTGTGAGTGAAAAAATATTAGCCATGAGTAAAAACAACAACCATGTATACATATTTGAGGTCTTttgttaaatttttattttaggcCACTAATTTTATTGAGGCTCTTTGATCATCAACCTTGTGAGGTTacactaaatatattattgttgttgaacTATGTATATGTTTGgggtattttattaaaattttattttaggctactaattttattgatacaTTTTTATCATCAAATCTGCTTGTATGATCAAATCCGTTTTAAAATTACAgtagatatattattattgctGAATTATGTATATACTTGAGGTCTCTTGTTAAAAAATTGTTAATTTTATTGAGAAGATGTTTGGGAGTTATTGATTAAAGAAAGACACTTAGCTTTGAAGAATGTAAGAAAAATTAGATTGACTTACGGGAATAACCATTATACAATAcaattattagtatattttgtgAAATTGACAATTAcaaaaaaagtatgaatgaagCTAGAGGTTCACAAGTCAGAGAATTGGATTAAGGTCatcgaaaaaaaattgaattttttaatttttttaattagctAGAATATATGTTAGACATTGATAATGTGAAACCTTCTTTATACATGATTAGTTggataaatttttttatgaaaagatGTTTATGttgaattctttaaaaaattcatgTTACAATACTTTTTATATTgatatatcatttttatttttatatcctttaaTTGATATAATGTTTAATTTCATATGCtcattcaaattttgaaaacaaaCAGTCTTAATTATTCGTCTAgagaccatatcttaatatttagaTGTATATTCAGATCTAGACATGTAGATCTTAATGCaaatcttaatattcagatgttTATTTAGATTCAAACGTTTTAATCTTAATGAAACAAATGAGCCGTAATCTACCTTATATCAAAATGTATAGAGAATTTATGTAGAGTGATCTTTACTGCGAATAATTGTTTGTTTTATGTATGAAAATGTTGTCAATATTTATCTGAAGGCTTTTGAAAAAGCttgtaatattattaataagaaAACAATGTATGAATTTTGTATGTGTCgagatattatattaatttctcCAATTTCATGATGTGTAAAAAGAacgataaatatttttgttatattttaccGCATATGCAATATTTATTAATGTTATTCTTGTCATGGTGTGTAAAAAGATTGATAAAATTAATAAGAATTTCTGTAGAGTGATATGGAATAGTATTTGCAAAACATAATTGGTTTGAAAATTAAAGTGTAAAGAAATCAATTTTATgatgcttgaaaattttgatttcaaaCTGGTTACTAATTCCAATTATCTTTTGGCTAATATAACTAGAAGATTTTCAAAATCGAAACATTTCCAATTGGATACTTAGGGAAAATACTTTCTGCTTGATTGATGGTTCTAATGATGGAAGATTTATTTACAGACTACAGTCCACTATAAATGTTATTCAGTtattcaatttaaaatattaaaaggtCAAAAAAATTGAGTATAATTTTTAATAAGAGAAACAACTTTCGTTAGCCAATAATGATAAATTTGGGGCAACTGACTAATAACGAAGTCACGAGCAGGACATTCTTGAAACAGAGGTAAAATTCCTATATATCCAACACATTAAGGATATAattgcctttttttttctttttatttgtattttaattatattttcacaAACATTGTTTAAAGAGATTCGTGgctaaagttgattttttttgtgaaaatcAAGGTGGAATTTTGATTTAatggtattttttttaaaaaaataatttttcatcgaTTGTCTTCGTATTTAAACTTTAACTATATTTAAGTTACGTACTCAGGATTCATTTGAAAGGTGACACTTTCAATAAACATTTAagggtgaatttttttttctatttaagtcttctcaatattttttatatcttagtctagaaaaaattaaacaaagtgGAAAATTCCTCCAGGAATGATGATGAGTTCATTTCTTCCccaagagaaagttgaaaagCATGATGACGATGCATATAAGTGTTgacattattttataaattgtcTATTggatattttcttattattattatgatagaactcatgcaaataaaatttgaatttttttggagaaTAAATATGATATCAAAAAAGCAAAAACGAAAAAACATGTCAACACAAATTTTTTCGTATTTAAATGTAGTTGACAACAAGTCAATAGTAAACCAAACTTAATACTTCATAATGATAATTGAAAGAACTCAAATCTAAGATATCAAAATTAGAAATAATCTTATTGTTTTGTGGCATTATAAATAAACTCCAACTTCATGaaagaaatttcaaaaaattatgtgtTGTACACATTAAAATGGCAAGTAAGCAAATATTCTTAATTATTTAGTATTCATATCTTAATACATCTTTAATATTCAAATATACATTTAAATCCACACATCTTAATTTTAATATACattttaatattcaaatcaatattaaaattcaaatatcttaattttaataaaaataaattagacctTAGTATAGAAACTATAATAGAGTTTTTTGCCAGTTGTCCCATTTTAGAACAACTGTTTAGTAAattacccttttttttttttaaaaaaaagctcTTGGAACTTATACATCTTTTTAGATCGTAAACTAAATTCATTTTTGAGTAAATTGAAAATTGTAAGAGAAACATTAAatcacaatataattttttataaatattagatGATAATCTAATTTTGTGTTAATCCCAACTTATAAAAATAGGGACATTATCTTAAATAGTGAACTAAAAAGAGGACTTGTATAATAAATCAGCCAATATCCAACTtaacattaaaaaataaaaaaagaagggaagaatataaaaaaaaaaaaagttcaaaaacCAATGAATAATGTCCTTTTTTGAGGGTGTAGggacaaaaagaagaaaatagagaaaatataaaaaaagaaaaagagggtAATATGGTAAGTACGAAATAGAAAAGGAGAAGAGGGGTGTCCCATTATGACCTAAATACCCATCGTTCTCAACGTTAGCCCTTATTTCTGTAATTCTTCGCAATAGCAAACCCCCAATTCTCTTTTGCCCTTCAAATATCTTCAGCCTCCTTCCTTCCCTTCCTTGCCCTTCCACTCTTTTTCGATTTTCCCATTTCTCTCCTTcccttcttctctctctctcttcctcAACCAACACTCCTCTTTTACCCGCCATATTCAAATTTTTCCAGACCCATTTGCTTAGAACCCATTTTTCTCGATCCTTACGTTTGTTTTGATCAATTTCGGCTGAAATATGAGATGGGTTCTGATGGGTTTTGTGTTTCCTGGTGTTTTGATTGGAAAAGGTGGAATCTTGGAGTTTTAGTTCTGTTGGGTTTTAGGGCTGTTCCACAAGTCTCGATCGTGATTTGACTTCTGGTGCTCTCTTAATTTATGGTGAGTTTTTGGTGTTTTATTTGGGTTTGTGGTTTCTGCCGTGATGGGTCTATCCTTTACTATGTTGTTTGTTTGTTGTAGGGATTCGTacagtttatttttattgagaCTTGTTCGTTTAATTCGTTCTTGTGGCTACTATTCATGGAGTTTGATCAGTGCGTTGGACTAAATAGTGTTGGGAGCAGGTCAGACTGTATTCCATTAACGTTTTTGGCTTTGATTTATGcccccccttttttttcccCCGTTCTGGTTTGGAATACTGATGATAGGTTTAGGTTATTGTGCTTACTTCTCTCTCGTTCAATATTCCAAATCACGAATTATGTTTTGAAGCAGGCCATAGTGAAGTCACCTGAAGCAAAAAAGTAGGTTTGGTATTTGTTAGTCGTTAGCTGATTCTTTGTCCTCAAAGTTGGTAATTCATCAAGTGAGAAGAGAGTTTGATTTTTCCTTGGTACATTTGCAAAGTTTGGTGTCTACATATTTCTCAGAGTGGGTGGTAGAACAGTCTATTGATTGAAATAGCTACTTTTGCAAAGACGAATGGCGAACCATGAGTTGATCCTTGGCCAAAATAATGCCTTAGCTGTTGATGGCGAGAACCAGGAAATTGTGTTTGACCACACTCATGGTATGGGCATAAGCCAGAACCACGAACTGGAACTAGCACAGAACCATAACCACGAATTGGAACTAGCCCAGAACCATAACCACGAACTGGAACTAGTGCAGAACCATAACCACGAACACGAGATAGGCTTAGGGCAGAGCCAAGATCATGAAGGGAATCACGAGCATGAGTATGAACACGAGAATGGTTTACCTATGGAGCAGAAGCCCGAGCATGAAAACCAGGAGTTGCCTAACGAAAACAATGAGTTAGATATTTCTGAACAAGATGAGTTAGGGATCGAGGAAAACCAAGAACTTGATGATAACCTGGAATTAGCTGTGGTTGAGCGTCATGATATGGGTATTGAACCTACACATGAATATGAACTCCATGATGGCCAGATGGTTCTTGCTTCATCAGCTCATGTACTTCAGGCTCGAACTATGTCAGCAACACCTGATTATGAGTTACATGTGGGACAAGAATTCCCTGATGTCAAAAGCTGCCGAAGGGCCCTACGTGACACGGCCATTGCTCTTCACTTCGAGATTCAGACCATAAAATCTGATAAAACTCGTTTTACTGCTAAATGTGCCAGTGATGACTGCCCTTGGCGCATTCATGCTGCGAAACTTCCTGGTGTACCCACGTTCACAATCAGAACAATTCATGACAACCATACATGTGGAGGCATCGCGCATCTAGGCCATCAGCAAGCCTCAGTTCAGTGGGTGGCCAACTCTGTGGAGCAACGGCTTCGGGAAAACCCAAATTGCAAGCCAAAAGAGATCCTTGAAGAAATTCACCGGGTTCATGGAATCACCCTGTCGTACAAGCAAGCTTGGCGTGGAAAGGAACGAATTATGGCTGCTATGCGCGGTTCCTTTGAAGAAGGTTATCGCCTTCTTCCTCAGTACTGTGAACAAGTTAAAAGGACCAATCCAGGGAGTATAGCATCAGTTTATGCAAGCCCTGCCGATAATTGCTTTCAGCGGCTTTTTATATCATTTCAGGCTTCTATTTTTGGTTTTCTAAATGCTTGTCGCCCTCTTCTTGGGCTTGATCGGACGTTCTTGAAAAGTAAATACCTCGGTACTTTACTTTTAGCTACTGGTTTTGATGGTGATGGCGGTCTTTTTCCTCTAGCATTTGGTGTTGTTGATGAGGAGAATGATGATAACTGGATGTGGTTTCTCTCTGAACTTCATACCTTGCTAGAGGTCAATACAGAGAACATGCCAAGACTTACCATCTTGTCTGACAGGCAGA
This window encodes:
- the LOC129886350 gene encoding myosin-binding protein 1-like isoform X1 — encoded protein: MHMKSVCVFLTYHFTVSFQGSSQISLCVSFKFFSCVQLLFYHCTNMDVKGTFIKGKIKGPISITSALTSAFLEWLLMIFLFIDGGFAYLVTKFAQYCQLQVPCLLCSRLDHVLGKERAGFYWELICPNHKYKISSLVLCHNHNNLVDVHGMCESCLFSFATVNKSNAETYRLLVGKLGAESHLTDEDPLLEEKTRSSSGVRKCYCCKEECVSRGYSQKLFKITSSCADAVELDAPLSVTNVQERGDTKEIENETSTSVSVPLPHLEYKKLKVISDSGSEAGHSDTDSARPLIRARDYSIDNLSDRCLHPEPQIFTVTDDFATEKLIHSASVPEPSLLIPEIDLKPRDFSSIATSAAVVGLGSEEINWQQAEQKTDASVPSDLITFDEVNPLCNVKENLVDVARETCETGYQVVEDSGEVSRSKSDEIPKSETELDSKPEPNEISLCSDDAFDLGDAYKLAVGNKGRQLSGKFLEQRSFKDSTRMSEDLKVLLTQLSAARGTDSILSEMSPRVSVNGEEIRPFEPSSSIGMQILHQRISLERNESGLSLEGSAVSEIEGESLSDRLKRQVEYDRKLMSALYRELEEERSASSVAANQAMAMITRLQEEKAALHMEALQCLRMMEEQAEYDNEALQNANDLLAQKEKEIQDLETKLELYKKKLGNMALFEDALEASYDSIKAKQANTVYSDDSSTVPGDVIARNPTGRSRSGEVLTPSGVDKIDNRSPLLDFESEREQLMFCLNKLEERLHLLSKHEASQDFANVNCEFSTEEWVEVGNPKELDHRESSRSNGEVEENVPLESITDTSLSGEEGSTCKFPESLQKGRDENKSGQCTNGDSEFEGLKNELSVLSSRLEALGIEHSFLDHSINSLRNGNEGHQFIEEIAGHLRQLHFILDRSSGELAHK
- the LOC129886350 gene encoding myosin-binding protein 1-like isoform X2, with product MDVKGTFIKGKIKGPISITSALTSAFLEWLLMIFLFIDGGFAYLVTKFAQYCQLQVPCLLCSRLDHVLGKERAGFYWELICPNHKYKISSLVLCHNHNNLVDVHGMCESCLFSFATVNKSNAETYRLLVGKLGAESHLTDEDPLLEEKTRSSSGVRKCYCCKEECVSRGYSQKLFKITSSCADAVELDAPLSVTNVQERGDTKEIENETSTSVSVPLPHLEYKKLKVISDSGSEAGHSDTDSARPLIRARDYSIDNLSDRCLHPEPQIFTVTDDFATEKLIHSASVPEPSLLIPEIDLKPRDFSSIATSAAVVGLGSEEINWQQAEQKTDASVPSDLITFDEVNPLCNVKENLVDVARETCETGYQVVEDSGEVSRSKSDEIPKSETELDSKPEPNEISLCSDDAFDLGDAYKLAVGNKGRQLSGKFLEQRSFKDSTRMSEDLKVLLTQLSAARGTDSILSEMSPRVSVNGEEIRPFEPSSSIGMQILHQRISLERNESGLSLEGSAVSEIEGESLSDRLKRQVEYDRKLMSALYRELEEERSASSVAANQAMAMITRLQEEKAALHMEALQCLRMMEEQAEYDNEALQNANDLLAQKEKEIQDLETKLELYKKKLGNMALFEDALEASYDSIKAKQANTVYSDDSSTVPGDVIARNPTGRSRSGEVLTPSGVDKIDNRSPLLDFESEREQLMFCLNKLEERLHLLSKHEASQDFANVNCEFSTEEWVEVGNPKELDHRESSRSNGEVEENVPLESITDTSLSGEEGSTCKFPESLQKGRDENKSGQCTNGDSEFEGLKNELSVLSSRLEALGIEHSFLDHSINSLRNGNEGHQFIEEIAGHLRQLHFILDRSSGELAHK